CGTCACCCTGAACGCCCAGCCGCGCCGCATCGTGTCCATGCTGCCCAGCCACACCGAGACGCTGATCGCCATCGGGGCCGGCGCGCAGTTGATCGCGGTCGACCGCTTCAGCAACTACCCGAAGGCCGCCGTGGACAGGCTTCCGAAGGTCGGCAGTGCCTACCAGCCGGACCTTGAGGCGATCGTGGCCCTGAAACCCGACCTGGTGCTGGCCGACGAGTCCAGCGGGTCGCGCCTGACCGAGAAGCTCGCGCAGGCGGGCCTGACCGTGTACGGCGGCACCGGGCAGACCTTCAACGAGGTGTTCGAGAAGATCGCGGTGATCGGCAAACTGACCAACCACGAGGCCGGAGCCACGCGGCTGACCACGTCCATGCGCGCCGAGCTGAACGCACTGCAGGCCAGCGTGCTGCGCCTCCCGAAGGTCAGCATGTACTACGAGATCGACCCCAGCCCGTACTCGGTCGGGCCGAACTCGTTCATCGGGGCGCTGATCGCCAGGGCGGGCGGGCAGACCATCGTGCCGGCCGCGCTGGGCGACTTCCCGAAACTCGACCCGGAACGGATCGTGAACAGCAACCCGCAGGTGATGATCGGCCTGACCCTCGACGACGCCCGCCGGCGTCCCGGCTGGGCCG
The DNA window shown above is from Deinococcus seoulensis and carries:
- a CDS encoding ABC transporter substrate-binding protein, which produces MGAMQSASATTYPLTVTDDLGRRVTLNAQPRRIVSMLPSHTETLIAIGAGAQLIAVDRFSNYPKAAVDRLPKVGSAYQPDLEAIVALKPDLVLADESSGSRLTEKLAQAGLTVYGGTGQTFNEVFEKIAVIGKLTNHEAGATRLTTSMRAELNALQASVLRLPKVSMYYEIDPSPYSVGPNSFIGALIARAGGQTIVPAALGDFPKLDPERIVNSNPQVMIGLTLDDARRRPGWAGLQAVKAGRVFAPTPEERDALSRPGPRLPDALRALIRFIHPEALK